The following proteins are encoded in a genomic region of Arachis stenosperma cultivar V10309 chromosome 4, arast.V10309.gnm1.PFL2, whole genome shotgun sequence:
- the LOC130974158 gene encoding putative disease resistance protein RGA1 encodes MAAKLYGGAYLSSFVNAVLDNLSLILEDDYCILNGNHSAIELLERLQNCLYDVAPVLDDAELKQFTDKRVKKWLVDLQDALYFADDLLDELSTKAATQRDPGECQGGHVMENSIHISP; translated from the exons ATGGCTGCAAAACTTTATGGTGGAGCTTACCTCTCTTCCTTTGTTAATGCTGTTTTGGACAACCTGTCTTTAATACTTGAGGATGACTACTGTATCCTCAATGGAAACCACTCTGCCATTGAGTTGCTTGAAAGGTTGCAAAATTGTCTATATGATGTTGCACCTGTTCTTGATGATGCTGAGCTGAAGCAGTTTACTGACAAGAGAGTCAAGAAGTGGCTTGTTGATCTCCAAGATGCTCTCTATTTCGCTGATGACTTGCTCGATGAACTCTCCACTAAAGCCGCCACTCAAAGGGATCCAG GAGAGTGCCAAGGTGGACATGTCATGGAGAATTCCATCCACATCTCTCCTTGA
- the LOC130975925 gene encoding putative disease resistance RPP13-like protein 1, with protein MWQERRQGGHTETEKLVCQWVYHNDKVKENFDFRGWVCVSEEFDVVKVTKTIIEAITSSSCNLTDLNLLQLDLKEKLSRQKFFIVLDDVWNENYDDWNKLLKPFQNGVKGSKILITTRNKNVANVASVVQTVSLHEVRSLSDEDCYSLRIMNLAKMK; from the exons ATGTGGCAGGAAAGAAGACAAGGAGGCCATACTGAAACT GAAAAACTAGTTTGCCAATGGGTTTACCACAATGACAAAGTAAAGGAGAATTTTGATTTTCGAGGTTGGGTTTGCGTGTCAGAAGAGTTTGATGTTGTCAAGGTTACTAAGACTATAATCGAGGCAATAACTTCGAGTTCTTGCAACTTGACGGATTTGAATTTACTTCAGCTTGATTTAAAGGAAAAATTGTCAAGACAAAAGTTCTTCATTGTCTTAGACGATGTATGGAATGAAAATTATGATGATTGGAATAAGCTTCTAAAACCTTTTCAGAATGGGGTTAAGGGAAGTAAAATTCTCATAACTACACGAAATAAGAATGTAGCGAATGTAGCTTCCGTAGTACAAACTGTTTCACTTCATGAAGTAAGGTCATTGTCTGATGAAGACTGTTATTCCCTAAGGATTATGAATTTAGCAAAGATGAAATGA
- the LOC130974155 gene encoding probable aldo-keto reductase 2 has product MAKVGRMKLGSQGLEVSQQGLGCMGMSAAYGPPKPEPDMVALIHHAIQSGVTFLDTADVYGPHTNEILIGKALKGGMRDKVELATKFSFNFIEDGKFEIRGDPEYVRAACEGSLKRLEIDCIDLYFQHRVDTRVPIEVTMGELKNLVEEGKIKYIGLSEASASTIRRAHAVHPITAVQIEWSLWSRDVEEEIIPTCRELGIGIVAYSPLGRGFFSSGSKLIDTLSQDDFRKALPRFQSENLETNKTIFERVNEMAEKKGCTPSQLALAWLHHQGNDVCPIPGTTKIENFNDNVGALSVKLTPQEMTELESFAAADVVKGDRFPDGFVPTWKNSDTPPLSSWKAV; this is encoded by the exons ATGGCTAAAGTTGGGAGAATGAAGCTGGGTTCACAGGGCTTGGAGGTGTCTCAGCAAGGACTTGGTTGCATGGGAATGTCTGCTGCCTATGGACCTCCAAAACCAGAACCAGACATGGTTGCTCTAATCCACCATGCTATTCAAAGTGGTGTCACATTCCTTGACACTGCTGATGTCTATGGCCCTCACACCAACGAAATTCTAATTGGAAAG GCTCTGAAGGGAGGGATGAGAGATAAGGTTGAATTGGCAACCAAGTTTTCATTCAATTTTATTGAGGATGGAAAATTTGAAATCCGTGGAGATCCAGAATATGTGAGAGCTGCCTGTGAGGGAAGCTTGAAGAGACTTGAAATTGATTGCATTGATCTCTATTTCCAGCATAGAGTTGATACTCGCGTGCCAATTGAAGTCACG ATGGGGGAGCTTAAGAATCTTGTTGAAGAGGGAAAAATAAAGTACATCGGTCTATCTGAGGCGTCGGCTTCAACAATCAGAAGAGCACATGCTGTTCATCCCATAACAGCTGTGCAAATTGAATGGTCTCTTTGGTCTAGAGATGTTGAGGAAGAAATAATTCCAACTTGCAG GGAACTTGGCATTGGAATTGTTGCATATAGTCCTCTTGGCCGCGGATTCTTTTCGTCCGGATCAAAGTTGATCGATACTTTGTCACAGGATGACTTCCGGAAG GCTCTGCCTAGATTCCAATCTGAAAACCTGGAGACAAACAAGACTATATTCGAGAGGGTTAATGAAATGGCCGAGAAGAAAGGATGTACTCCATCTCAGCTTGCGTTGGCATGGCTTCACCACCAAGGCAATGATGTCTGCCCCATACCCGGAACCACCAAAATTGAGAACTTTAACGACAACGTTGGAGCCTTGTCTGTGAAACTTACACCACAAGAAATGACAGAACTCGAGTCATTTGCGGCCGCAGATGTTGTCAAGGGTGATAGATTTC